Proteins encoded in a region of the Fragaria vesca subsp. vesca unplaced genomic scaffold, FraVesHawaii_1.0 scf0513031, whole genome shotgun sequence genome:
- the LOC101298277 gene encoding pentatricopeptide repeat-containing protein At2g29760, chloroplastic-like: MPDKGVVCCWTSLVAGYAQSGYAEEALQVFVMMVKGNLRPEDATLVSVLSACSSLDMSEIGKWVLILSRVDDNVVGLDSAKTVLVYLYGKWGKVEKSREMFDGVSESGKRSVLPWNAVIGAYVQNGCPLDCLSVFRLMVGDPTRKPNHVTMVSVLSACAQVGDLELGRWVHEYLKSKGSRCVIKSNRILATALIDMYSKCGSLVNAKEVFDQMVSKDIVSFNAMIMSLAVNSEGEEALRLFSKVQDFGLQPNAGTFLGALCACSHSGFSKKGRQIFKDMTSVFSISPKLEHYACYIDLLARAGLVEEALEVVISMPFEPNSIVWGALLGGCLLHSRLDLAEYVSDKLVQSDPDNTGGYVMLANAFASDHRWGDVSSLRRFMREKGVTKKPGCSWISINGVVHEFLVGCSSHPQSDSICSLLNGMVKHMKIAIDIL; the protein is encoded by the coding sequence atgcctgACAAGGGTGTTGTTTGCTGCTGGACTTCTTTGGTTGCCGGCTATGCGCAATCCGGTTACGCTGAGGAGGCCTTGCAGGTTTTTGTGATGATGGTTAAGGGGAATTTGCGGCCCGAGGATGCTACATTGGTCAGTGTTTTGTCGGCTTGTTCGAGTCTTGACATGTCAGAGATTGGGAAATGGGTTTTGATTCTGTCGCGAGTTGATGACAATGTAGTTGGGTTGGACTCTGCTAAGACTGTGCTGGTGTATTTGTATGGAAAATGGGGGAAGGTTGAGAAGAGCAGGGAAATGTTTGATGGAGTTTCGGAGAGTGGGAAGCGAAGTGTGCTGCCTTGGAATGCTGTTATCGGTGCGTATGTTCAGAATGGTTGTCCTCTGGATTGTTTGAGTGTTTTCCGGTTGATGGTGGGAGATCCCACTCGAAAGCCTAACCATGTTACTATGGTGAGTGTGCTTTCGGCTTGTGCTCAAGTTGGCGATTTAGAGCTTGGCAGGTGGGTTCATGAATACCTGAAATCAAAAGGAAGCAGATGTGTGATTAAATCAAATAGAATTCTAGCCACTGCTCTGATTGACATGTATTCCAAATGTGGGAGTTTGGTGAATGCAAAAGAGGTTTTTGATCAGATGGTGTCGAAAGACATTGTTTCGTTCAATGCTATGATCATGAGTCTTGCTGTTAACAGTGAAGGAGAGGAGGCCCTCAGGCTATTTTCTAAAGTCCAAGATTTTGGTTTACAACCCAATGCTGGTACCTTCCTTGGTGCTTTATGTGCATGCAGCCACTCAGGTTTTTCCAAGAAAGGACGTCAAATATTCAAGGATATGACCTCAGTCTTTTCCATTTCACCTAAATTAGAACATTATGCTTGCTATATTGATCTCCTTGCCCGAGCAGGCCTAGTTGAGGAAGCTCTCGAGGTTGTGATTTCCATGCCTTTTGAGCCTAATAGTATTGTGTGGGGTGCTCTGCTTGGAGGTTGCCTACTCCACTCTAGATTAGACTTAGCTGAATATGTTTCCGATAAACTTGTTCAATCTGACCCTGATAATACCGGCGGTTATGTCATGCTGGCTAATGCATTTGCATCTGATCATCGATGGGGTGATGTCTCTTCTCTGAGGCGGTTTATGAGGGAAAAGGGAGTGACCAAGAAGCCTGGCTGTAGTTGGATCAGCATTAATGGTGTTGTGCATGAATTTCTTGTTGGATGCTCATCACATCCTCAAAGTGACAGTATATGTAGCTTACTAAATGGGATGGTGAAGCATATGAAGATAGCAATTGACATACTATga